The following proteins are co-located in the Triticum aestivum cultivar Chinese Spring chromosome 1A, IWGSC CS RefSeq v2.1, whole genome shotgun sequence genome:
- the LOC123189919 gene encoding uncharacterized protein: protein MSLRRLLGLSAAVSGRLSRSFSTSTAASSRPPWILVDQLSVATGSAAPGASMRIVEPPRFSSITVPALQVDTSAGPDPDSDVAQLLVGRVCSASADGLLLIVIYDLRATAPILAKQGANHVRQLTGLVRGHTPDTTRFLYNPLTGQLTRLPAIDVGPWRLVCGPHMGVLTQAGRGHGDGPPDRVAVAELQGNRMLRFLSDTGEWDVAVTTPCQLPGVRRFHSETGRRFDQEAFAFGDRLWWADLSWGAISADPFSGRPEPRFVELPRGSVMPARPGPAPGWLDLEGFEALSKDAPAVGRYRRVGVSDEGRLRYAEVWSREPFVLSSFTLDDEGSGWTLEHRVVLSRLWADGDHPWLPLPEKTTPQIVALDPLNGNVIYLKVGRHSIGVDMSKEEVIRSFLDRGAGCIPCVLPPWLESSRNSAAEFV from the exons ATGTCGCTCCGGCGCCTCTTGGGCCTTTCCGCCGCCGTGTCCGGCCGCCTAAGCcgctccttctccacctccacggccgcctcctcccgccctCCCTGGATCTTGGTCGACCAGCTGTCAGTGGCCACCGGGTCGGCAGCACCGGGCGCGTCCATGCGCATCGTCGAGCCCCCGCGCTTCTCCAGCATCACCGTCCCGGCGCTCCAGGTCGACACCAGCGCCGGCCCCGACCCCGACAGCGACGTCGCGCAACTCCTCGTCGGCCGCGTGTGCTCCGCCAGCGCCGACGGCCTCCTCCTTATCGTCATCTACGATCTCCGCGCCACGGCTCCCATCCTCGCCAAGCAGGGCGCCAATCATGTCCGCCAGCTGACCGGCCTCGTCCGCGGGCACACCCCGGACACCACGCGCTTCCTCTACAACCCTCTCACCGGCCAACTGACCCGCCTCCCGGCCATCGACGTCGGCCCGTGGCGGCTCGTGTGCGGCCCTCACATGGGCGTCCTCACCCAAGCCGGTCGCGGGCACGGAGACGGACCTCCCGACAGGGTCGCCGTCGCCGAGCTGCAGGGGAACAGGATGCTCCGCTTTCTCTCGGACACGGGCGAGTGGGACGTCGCGGTCACCACGCCGTGCCAACTCCCGGGCGTCCGGCGGTTTCACTCGGAGACGGGCAGGAGGTTCGACCAAGAGGCGTTCGCCTTCGGCGACCGGCTGTGGTGGGCTGACCTGAGCTGGGGCGCCATCTCGGCCGACCCGTTCAGCGGCCGGCCGGAGCCCCGCTTCGTGGAGCTGCCGAGGGGCAGCGTGATGCCCGCACGCCCAGGGCCGGCGCCAGGGTGGCTTGACCTGGAGGGTTTTGAGGCCCTGTCCAAAGACGCGCCGGCAGTGGGCAGGTACCGGCGCGTGGGGGTCAGcga cgAGGGAAGGCTGCGCTACGCCGAGGTGTGGAGCCGGGAGCCGTTCGTGCTCAGCTCCTTCACGCTCGACGACGAGGGCAGCGGCTGGACGCTGGAGCACCGCGTGGTGCTCAGCCGGCTCTGGGCGGATGGAGACCACCCATGGCTGCCCTTGCCGGAGAAGACGACGCCACAAATTGTCGCTCTTGACCCACTGAACGGCAATGTCATCTACCTGAAGGTCGGCAGGCACAGCATCGGCGTGGACATGAGCAAGGAGGAGGTGATTCGGAGCTTTCTGGACAGAGGAGCCGGGTGCATACCATGCGTGCTTCCACCGTGGCTTGAATCCAGCCGGAACTCTGCCGCAG AATTTGTGTAA
- the LOC123155958 gene encoding uncharacterized protein, with protein MLRRSLSTAAPRPAWAMVYRISTADESAAARRASVELAPPPLASRVSVPRHAFGLDPLRATTARADLRPPVNFFSFAAPAREQGSPQPAGSGHNLINVFGSGVLAASGDGLLLIGTFRNRASAASIFQHQVPSPAPFEVLDQAYARSSCCDPMRLARFVCNPVTGELARLPDFDGAEDAFTAPTGLLTQANGGHGGPPRRYAAAQLSVVNKGRRFRLRRLSSETGEWYELLLPSPLPAGRLMHMNHEVLDFGGRLWWVDVSWGAINVDPFSDRPELCPVELPADVMIPDQQGEAEMRQLLQRRRMGVSDGRLRFVEVAKDEPFRIKSFTLDEESGRWMLEHQVSWRTLCREAKASPLIAAIDPLSADLLYLTVSVPVGKGFCASVDMRWKRQVESVELGRGVNPSKCISSFVLPCVLPSFLGSSPIPGKMNTEQNKTLADFLVRSDIP; from the exons ATGCTCCGCCGCTCCCTCTccaccgccgcgccgcgccccgcctGGGCGATGGTCTACCGGATCTCGACGGCGGACGAGTCCGCGGCCGCGCGGCGCGCGTCCGTCGAGCTCGCGCCGCCCCCGCTCGCCTCCCGCGTCTCCGTCCCCAGGCACGCCTTCGGCCTGGACCCGCTCCGGGCCACAACGGCCAGGGCCGACCTCCGGCCGCCCGTCAACTTCTTCAGcttcgccgccccggcccgcgagCAGGGCTCCCCGCAGCCGGCGGGCTCCGGGCACAACCTCATCAACGTGTTCGGCAGCGGCGTGCTCGCCGCGAGCGGCGACGGCCTCCTCCTGATCGGCACCTTCAGGAACCGCGCCAGCGCCGCCAGCATCTTCCAGCACCAGGTCCCGTCCCCCGCCCCGTTCGAGGTCCTCGACCAGGCCTACGCGCGCTCCTCCTGCTGCGACCCCATGAGGCTCGCGCGCTTCGTCTGCAACCCCGTCACCGGCGAGCTGGCCCGCCTCCCGGACTTCGACGGCGCGGAGGACGCCTTCACCGCCCCCACGGGCCTCCTCACCCAGGCCAACGGCGGGCACGGCGGACCGCCCCGGAGGTACGCCGCCGCGCAGCTCAGCGTGGTCAACAAGGGGCGGCGTTTCCGGCTGCGCCGGCTCTCCTCGGAGACCGGGGAGTGGTACGAGCTTCTGCTGCCGTCCCCGCTGCCGGCCGGGCGCCTGATGCACATGAACCACGAGGTGCTGGACTTCGGTGGGCGGCTCTGGTGGGTGGACGTGAGCTGGGGCGCCATCAACGTCGACCCTTTCAGCGACCGGCCCGAGCTCTGCCCCGTCGAGCTGCCGGCAGACGTCATGATTCCCGACCAACAGGGCGAGGCAGAGATGAGGCAGCTCCTCCAGCGCAGGCGCATGGGGGTCAGCGACGGCAGGCTGAGGTTTGTGGAGGTTGCCAAGGACGAGCCCTTCCGCATCAAATCGTTCACGCTGGACGAAGAGAGTGGCCGCTGGATGCTGGAGCACCAGGTGTCGTGGAGAACACTCTGTCGCGAAGCCAAGGCGTCGCCTTTGATTGCTGCCATTGATCCACTCAGCGCCGACTTGCTGTACCTCACTGTGTCTGTGCCTGTGGGCAAAGGGTTCTGTGCAAGCGTGGACATGCGCTGGAAGAGACAGGTTGAGTCTGTGGAGTTAGGGCGTGGTGTCAATCCAAGCAAGTGCATCTCAAGCTTCGTTCTGCCATGTGTGCTCCCCTCATTTCTCGGATCAAGCCCGATTCCAG GCAAGATGAACACCGAGCAAAACAAGACTTTGGCAGATTTTCTTGTTCGCTCAGACATCCCATAG